A genomic region of Vitis vinifera cultivar Pinot Noir 40024 chromosome 7, ASM3070453v1 contains the following coding sequences:
- the LOC100259607 gene encoding histone H2AX: MSSSNKGGRGKPKATKSVSRSAKAGLQFPVGRIARFLKAGKYAERVGAGAPVYLSAVLEYLAAEVLELAGNAARDNKKSRIVPRHIQLAVRNDEELSKLLGTVTIANGGVLPNIHQNLLPKKTGAGKGEIGSASQEF; this comes from the exons ATGAGTTCCTCAAACAAAGGGGGCAGAGGCAAGCCCAAGGCCACCAAATCGGTTTCCCGATCGGCAAAGGCGGGTCTTCAGTTCCCAGTCGGCCGAATCGCCCGTTTCCTCAAAGCCGGAAAGTACGCCGAACGTGTCGGGGCTGGCGCTCCCGTTTATCTCTCCGCCGTTCTCGAGTACCTTGCGGCTGAG GTTCTCGAGCTTGCTGGCAATGCTGCGAGGGACAACAAGAAGAGTAGAATCGTTCCCCGGCACATTCAGCTTGCTGTGAGGAATGATGAGGAGTTGAGCAAACTACTGGGGACGGTTACCATTGCAAATGGTGGTGTATTGCCGAACATTCATCAGAACCTTTTGCCAAAGAAGACGGGGGCAGGGAAGGGAGAAATTGGATCTGCTTCGCAGGAGTTTTAG
- the LOC100254490 gene encoding histone H2AX: MSSAAPAKGGRGHSKAKSVSRSQKAGLQFPVGRIARFLKKGRYAQRVGSGSPVYLSAVLEYLAAEVLELAGNAARDNKKNRIIPRHIQLAVRNDEELGKLLGGVTIASGGVLPNIHQNLLPKKTGKGKGEIGSASQEF, encoded by the exons ATGAGCTCTGCAGCACCGGCAAAGGGCGGTCGCGGCCACTCCAAGGCCAAATCCGTTTCAAGATCTCAAAAGGCCGGCCTCCAATTCCCCGTCGGTCGAATAGCTCGGTTCCTCAAAAAGGGCCGATATGCACAGCGCGTTGGGTCTGGCTCTCCGGTCTACCTCTCCGCCGTCCTCGAATACCTCGCAGCCGAG GTTTTGGAGCTTGCTGGAAATGCGGCCAGGGACAACAAGAAGAATCGGATTATCCCGAGGCACATACAACTTGCAGTGAGGAACGATGAGGAGTTGGGGAAACTTCTGGGAGGCGTGACTATTGCGAGCGGAGGAGTCTTGCCAAACATTCATCAGAATCTGTTGCCGAAGAAGACCGGGAAAGGGAAGGGAGAGATTGGGTCCGCATCTCAAGAATTCTAG
- the LOC100266534 gene encoding uncharacterized protein LOC100266534, with the protein MSSSSSTKAGKGRSRASASVTCSRRAGLQFPVGRISRLIKDGNYAERVSRTAPVYLSAVLEYLSAEVLELAGNVAKDNQKARILPRHIVHAMRNDIELCRLLENVTIADGGVLPNIDEDFLPEEEKGKGNRSATEEL; encoded by the exons ATGAGTTCTTCAAGTTCAACCAAGGCAGGTAAAGGAAGATCCAGAGCCTCAGCATCCGTCACCTGTTCTCGGAGAGCTGGACTCCAGTTCCCTGTCGGCCGCATCAGCCGCTTGATAAAGGATGGAAATTATGCTGAACGTGTCAGCAGGACTGCTCCTGTCTACCTGTCTGCAGTACTCGAATATCTTTCTGCTGAG GTTCTTGAACTTGCAGGAAATGTAGCAAAAGATAATCAAAAGGCTCGCATTCTCCCCCGGCATATTGTGCATGCCATGAGGAATGACATAGAATTATGCAGGCTCTTGGAGAATGTCACAATCGCAGATGGTGGTGTTTTGCCAAATATTGATGAAGACTTTCTGCCTGAGGAGGAGAAAGGGAAAGGCAATAGATCTGCTACCGAAGAGCTGTAG